A part of Thermotoga petrophila RKU-1 genomic DNA contains:
- a CDS encoding undecaprenyl-diphosphate phosphatase, translating to MDLLLGIIQGLTEFLPVSSSGHLTLLSHLLKTDLNAYQTAVLHLGTLVSVVLFAFDGIRRSLRSWRIILNLIVSTIPAGVFGVLFEKQIDQLFSSPRFLPLFFSVTALILMFTRYSSSGEKRMENMSFLDALLVGIAQLFALFPGISRSGITVSSLLFMKYRGEDALQYSFLMSIPVVLGAGILGLEKGNITILAPIFAFLSGLFALYVLSRSVRSGKIWQFSYYCLFVAILSYLVG from the coding sequence GTGGATCTGCTGCTCGGAATAATACAGGGGTTGACTGAGTTTCTTCCCGTTTCCAGTTCCGGACACCTGACTCTTCTGTCGCATCTGTTAAAGACGGATCTGAACGCTTACCAGACGGCTGTTCTGCATCTTGGGACGCTGGTATCCGTTGTTCTTTTTGCGTTCGATGGTATAAGAAGGAGCCTGAGAAGCTGGAGAATCATCCTGAATCTGATTGTTTCAACCATTCCGGCTGGCGTTTTTGGAGTTCTCTTCGAAAAACAAATCGATCAACTGTTTTCTTCGCCACGCTTCCTCCCTCTGTTTTTCTCTGTAACCGCTTTGATCCTGATGTTTACCAGGTATTCTTCGTCTGGTGAAAAGAGAATGGAAAACATGAGTTTCCTCGATGCCCTTCTTGTTGGGATTGCCCAGCTTTTTGCTCTCTTTCCGGGTATCTCGAGAAGTGGAATCACAGTGTCTTCTCTTTTGTTCATGAAGTACAGAGGTGAAGATGCTCTTCAATACTCTTTTCTGATGTCCATACCCGTCGTTCTGGGTGCAGGAATCCTCGGCTTAGAAAAGGGAAATATAACCATTCTGGCACCGATTTTTGCTTTTCTTTCTGGCCTTTTCGCTCTTTACGTGCTTTCAAGATCTGTGAGATCTGGAAAGATATGGCAGTTTTCTTACTACTGTTTGTTCGTGGCGATTTTGAGTTACCTTGTGGGGTGA
- a CDS encoding CBS domain-containing protein has translation MKVKKWVTQDFPMVEESATVRECLHRMRQYQTNECIVKDREGHFRGVVNKEDLLDLDLDSSVFNKVSLPDFFVHEEDNITHALLLFLEHQEPYLPVVDEEMRLKGAVSLHDFLEALIEALAMDVPGIRFSVLLEDKPGELRKVVDALALSNINILSVITTRSQDGKREVLIKVDAVDEGTLIKLFESLGIKIESIEKEEGF, from the coding sequence ATGAAAGTCAAAAAATGGGTCACCCAGGACTTCCCGATGGTTGAAGAATCAGCTACAGTGAGAGAATGTCTGCACAGGATGAGGCAGTACCAGACGAACGAATGTATTGTCAAAGATCGGGAAGGCCACTTCAGAGGAGTGGTGAACAAGGAGGATTTGCTGGATCTGGATCTCGATTCTTCTGTATTCAATAAAGTTTCCCTTCCGGACTTTTTCGTCCACGAAGAAGACAACATCACCCACGCTCTTCTTCTGTTTCTGGAGCACCAGGAGCCTTACCTTCCGGTGGTTGATGAAGAGATGCGCCTCAAGGGTGCTGTGAGTCTTCATGATTTTCTTGAAGCGCTCATAGAGGCTCTGGCGATGGACGTTCCTGGTATCCGTTTTTCTGTCCTTCTCGAGGACAAACCTGGAGAGTTGAGGAAGGTTGTAGATGCCTTAGCGCTCAGTAACATAAACATCTTATCCGTTATCACAACAAGGTCACAAGATGGCAAGAGAGAGGTTCTCATCAAAGTGGACGCGGTAGATGAAGGAACACTCATCAAGCTTTTTGAAAGTCTTGGGATAAAAATAGAATCCATCGAAAAGGAAGAGGGGTTCTGA
- the ispG gene encoding flavodoxin-dependent (E)-4-hydroxy-3-methylbut-2-enyl-diphosphate synthase, which translates to MRKSVKVGNVVIGGGAPVSVQSMTTTKTADVERTISQIKRLERAGCEIIRVAVQDEEDAKAIRRIKEQIEIPLVADIQFDYRLAILSIDNGADKIRINPGNMSRDRLKDVVAAAKGKGIPIRVGANVGSIKRRTSERWKDLAESALEEVRLLEKEGFYDIVVSVKSSDILETIKANEYIAEKIEYPIHLGVTEAGVSETAVVKSSIAIGHLLLKNIGDTIRVSISGDPVREVIVGKKILIALGLREGVEVIACPTCGRAEIDVENMAKMIEENFFHVQKRLKIAVMGCVVNGIGEGKDADLGVAGLRDGAVIFVKGEIKERVSKEFVLERLKHYLNELLEEVER; encoded by the coding sequence ATGAGAAAGAGTGTGAAAGTCGGGAACGTGGTGATCGGAGGAGGCGCCCCCGTGAGTGTTCAGTCTATGACCACGACGAAGACGGCCGACGTGGAAAGAACCATCTCCCAAATAAAACGCCTTGAAAGGGCTGGTTGTGAGATCATTCGGGTGGCCGTTCAAGATGAAGAAGATGCGAAAGCAATCAGACGAATAAAGGAACAGATAGAGATTCCCCTTGTTGCGGATATTCAGTTCGATTACAGGCTTGCTATTCTTTCGATTGATAATGGAGCAGACAAAATAAGGATCAATCCAGGTAATATGAGTAGGGATCGGCTGAAGGATGTCGTCGCGGCTGCGAAAGGAAAAGGCATTCCCATTCGTGTTGGAGCGAACGTGGGATCCATAAAGAGAAGAACCTCAGAAAGGTGGAAAGATCTGGCAGAATCCGCTCTCGAGGAAGTCAGACTACTCGAGAAGGAAGGGTTCTATGATATCGTCGTCTCGGTGAAGAGCTCAGATATACTCGAAACGATAAAGGCGAACGAGTACATTGCTGAAAAGATCGAATATCCCATCCATCTTGGGGTGACCGAGGCGGGAGTTTCGGAAACGGCCGTTGTTAAATCCTCCATTGCTATAGGTCATCTCCTTCTGAAAAACATAGGTGACACCATAAGGGTATCCATATCTGGAGATCCAGTGAGGGAGGTTATCGTCGGAAAGAAAATCCTCATAGCCCTCGGTCTCAGGGAAGGTGTGGAGGTGATAGCCTGCCCCACTTGTGGCAGAGCAGAAATAGATGTCGAAAACATGGCGAAGATGATCGAAGAGAATTTCTTTCACGTTCAAAAGAGATTGAAAATAGCTGTTATGGGATGTGTTGTGAACGGTATTGGAGAAGGAAAAGATGCCGATCTGGGAGTGGCCGGTCTCAGGGATGGAGCTGTTATATTCGTGAAGGGAGAGATAAAAGAACGTGTTTCAAAAGAGTTCGTTCTGGAACGTCTCAAACACTATCTGAATGAACTACTCGAGGAGGTGGAACGATGA
- a CDS encoding M50 family metallopeptidase, translating to MVIVYFILILTGVIMVHELGHYLFARLFKVKVLEFAIGFGPKIFSVKGRETTFRLNVFPIGGYVRMLGEEGEEIADEEEKEKSFYAKPAWQRFLITLAGPLFSILAGYLLFLPITLNWGIALPGIDEVVPGSPAEEAELRRGDVVYSINGKIAFDTSIISNEIQKGLPVELVIIRNGEKKSLRLIPRMYPETYEFVLESAEGTPSGKLVSVNGNRDTSVLKEFVNEYVVLEFEGGTVKGILKQFNEIPARYMIGISFSGLAPVFKKDIYFKEGLFVFKKGDRIVRVEDQEIEGWQDLVVLYQRLTLGKDAMMVSLQGNDLEWWRGLSGSVRVVIKRGDSTIEKNVEASFLKNILETPDLLEMGVPRYKPKNPLEAVNLSVKACNYVLLTTASSLKNFFRNVQTGQIVGVVGLAGVISAASKTGLEAVLTVVAVITISLGVLNLLPLPALDGGRIIFSLVEMITRKRLNPQVENIIHFLGFIFLMILFLYITFLDIGRMMGI from the coding sequence ATGGTTATCGTCTACTTCATATTGATATTGACGGGTGTCATAATGGTCCACGAACTCGGCCACTATCTTTTTGCGAGGCTCTTTAAAGTGAAGGTTCTGGAGTTCGCGATTGGATTTGGACCAAAGATTTTTTCTGTGAAGGGAAGGGAAACTACCTTCAGACTAAACGTCTTTCCCATAGGTGGATACGTGAGAATGCTCGGCGAAGAAGGAGAAGAGATAGCAGACGAGGAAGAGAAAGAAAAGAGTTTCTACGCGAAACCCGCTTGGCAGAGATTTCTGATCACCCTTGCGGGTCCTCTCTTTTCAATACTCGCGGGTTATCTCCTCTTTCTCCCTATCACTCTTAACTGGGGAATCGCGCTTCCCGGGATAGATGAAGTTGTGCCGGGAAGTCCCGCAGAAGAAGCTGAACTGAGGCGAGGAGATGTCGTCTATTCCATAAACGGAAAGATCGCTTTCGACACGTCGATCATCTCGAACGAGATTCAGAAAGGACTGCCTGTTGAACTGGTTATCATCAGGAATGGTGAGAAGAAATCTCTCAGGTTAATCCCCAGAATGTATCCCGAAACGTACGAGTTCGTTCTCGAAAGTGCAGAAGGAACTCCTTCGGGAAAACTCGTCTCAGTTAACGGAAACAGAGACACATCTGTTCTCAAAGAATTTGTGAACGAATACGTGGTTCTTGAGTTCGAAGGAGGAACGGTAAAGGGAATTCTGAAGCAGTTCAACGAAATTCCGGCCCGATATATGATCGGAATATCCTTCTCCGGGCTCGCTCCTGTGTTCAAAAAGGACATTTATTTTAAAGAAGGGCTTTTCGTCTTTAAAAAGGGAGATCGTATAGTCCGGGTGGAAGATCAGGAGATAGAAGGATGGCAGGATCTGGTGGTGCTTTATCAGAGGCTGACACTGGGAAAAGACGCCATGATGGTGAGTTTGCAGGGAAATGATCTCGAATGGTGGAGAGGACTTTCAGGCAGCGTCAGAGTAGTGATAAAAAGGGGTGACAGCACGATAGAGAAAAACGTGGAGGCCTCATTTTTGAAGAACATCCTCGAAACGCCCGATCTCTTGGAGATGGGTGTTCCCCGTTATAAACCGAAGAATCCTCTGGAAGCGGTGAATCTTTCTGTGAAGGCGTGCAACTATGTGTTACTGACGACTGCCTCTTCTCTGAAGAACTTCTTCAGGAATGTTCAGACAGGACAGATAGTGGGAGTGGTGGGACTGGCGGGCGTGATCAGCGCGGCATCCAAAACGGGTCTGGAGGCAGTCCTCACAGTTGTGGCCGTGATAACAATCAGTCTGGGTGTTTTGAATCTTCTGCCACTTCCGGCGCTCGATGGTGGTCGCATTATCTTCTCGCTTGTGGAAATGATCACTCGAAAAAGACTCAATCCCCAGGTCGAAAACATCATTCATTTTCTTGGGTTCATCTTTCTCATGATACTCTTCCTTTACATCACGTTCCTCGACATAGGAAGGATGATGGGAATATGA
- the dxr gene encoding 1-deoxy-D-xylulose-5-phosphate reductoisomerase has protein sequence MEERTLVILGATGSIGTQTLDVLKKVKGIRLIGISFHSNLELAFKIVKEFNVKNVAVTGDVEFEDSSINVWKGPHSIEEMLEALKPDITMVAVSGFSGLRAVLSSLEHSKRVCLANKESLVCGGFLVKKKLKEKRTELIPVDSEHSAIFQVIEPEVEKVVLTASGGALRDWEISKIDRARPEDVLRHPVWNMGARITVDSATMVNKAFEVLEAMELFELPFEKIEVKIHREGLVHGAVVLPDGNVKMVVSPPDMRIPISYALFYPRRVALEPFFLRTISLSFEDPDPEKYPAFFLLKEIKDSYALRTAFNAADEVAVEAFLKGRIRFGGIHRVIEKTLEEFQGYPQPRTLDDVERIHFEAIKKAERVTEWLSSTSY, from the coding sequence ATGGAAGAAAGAACCCTCGTGATACTGGGTGCCACTGGATCCATAGGAACTCAGACACTCGATGTTTTGAAAAAAGTGAAGGGAATTCGATTGATAGGCATCTCGTTTCACAGCAATCTGGAGCTGGCCTTCAAGATCGTGAAGGAATTCAACGTGAAAAACGTGGCGGTCACGGGTGATGTGGAGTTCGAAGACAGTTCGATCAACGTCTGGAAAGGTCCTCATTCCATAGAAGAGATGCTGGAAGCGCTGAAGCCTGACATCACAATGGTAGCAGTTTCGGGATTCAGTGGATTGAGGGCGGTGCTTTCGTCTCTGGAGCACTCGAAAAGGGTGTGCCTTGCAAACAAAGAATCTCTCGTGTGCGGCGGATTTCTGGTGAAGAAAAAACTCAAAGAGAAAAGAACTGAACTCATTCCGGTCGATAGTGAACACAGTGCCATCTTTCAGGTGATAGAACCAGAAGTGGAAAAGGTGGTTTTGACAGCTTCTGGAGGTGCTTTGAGAGACTGGGAGATTTCCAAGATCGATAGAGCAAGACCTGAAGACGTGCTCAGGCATCCCGTGTGGAATATGGGAGCCCGTATAACGGTAGATTCTGCAACAATGGTGAACAAGGCGTTCGAAGTTCTGGAAGCCATGGAGCTCTTCGAGCTGCCCTTCGAGAAGATAGAAGTGAAGATACACAGAGAGGGGCTGGTTCACGGAGCGGTGGTTTTGCCCGATGGAAACGTCAAAATGGTGGTATCACCACCGGATATGAGAATACCGATAAGTTATGCTCTTTTCTATCCGAGACGCGTCGCTCTTGAACCGTTTTTTCTGAGGACCATCAGCCTTTCTTTTGAAGATCCCGATCCCGAAAAATACCCTGCGTTCTTTCTTCTGAAAGAGATAAAGGATTCTTACGCTCTGAGAACAGCTTTCAACGCGGCGGACGAAGTAGCGGTCGAAGCCTTTCTGAAAGGGAGAATAAGGTTCGGTGGTATCCACAGAGTGATAGAGAAAACTCTCGAAGAGTTTCAAGGATATCCACAACCGCGAACGCTGGATGATGTGGAGCGAATTCATTTCGAAGCGATAAAAAAAGCGGAGAGGGTGACAGAATGGTTATCGTCTACTTCATATTGA
- a CDS encoding thiamine diphosphokinase yields the protein MVCIFANGSYEEFVDVSRCERIVAVDGGANYLRTRNIVPDLFIGDADSAKEETMEWLKQHGVTLKIFPREKDEIDLELALREFEEEEKVVFGWKGERLDMVLALFYLLKRFKNTTLESSSLTVGYVEGAKTLSAVPGEKWSILPLGGDAEGVTLKGFKYTLEDAVMPITKPYGVSNEAVSDRVTIEVKKGGLIYFRWKKEPS from the coding sequence ATGGTGTGTATTTTTGCAAACGGTTCCTACGAAGAGTTCGTGGATGTTTCCCGTTGTGAAAGGATCGTGGCGGTGGACGGAGGAGCGAACTACCTGAGAACAAGAAACATTGTACCAGATCTTTTCATAGGTGATGCCGATTCGGCGAAAGAGGAAACCATGGAGTGGTTGAAACAACACGGGGTAACGCTGAAGATATTTCCAAGAGAGAAGGACGAAATAGACCTTGAACTTGCACTTCGAGAGTTTGAAGAGGAAGAAAAGGTTGTCTTCGGATGGAAGGGAGAACGCCTCGACATGGTGCTCGCTCTTTTCTACCTGTTAAAACGCTTCAAAAACACAACCCTTGAATCATCTTCTCTTACGGTTGGTTACGTGGAAGGAGCAAAAACTCTTTCCGCTGTTCCTGGGGAAAAGTGGTCCATACTACCGCTCGGTGGCGACGCAGAAGGTGTGACTCTCAAAGGCTTCAAATACACCCTTGAGGATGCCGTTATGCCCATCACAAAACCCTACGGTGTGAGCAACGAAGCTGTGAGCGATAGGGTCACGATAGAAGTGAAGAAGGGAGGTTTGATCTACTTCAGATGGAAGAAAGAACCCTCGTGA
- a CDS encoding methylated-DNA--[protein]-cysteine S-methyltransferase, producing the protein MRVPGNISVQTENGKVVKIILGSNETEGPEEILREIEEYLSGQRKSFSFQVEIRGTPFQKRVWEEVRKIPYGETKTYSEIAKKLGTSPRAVGQALSKNPLPLYIPCHRVVSKKGLGGFSAGLEWKKYLIDLERFRK; encoded by the coding sequence ATGAGAGTACCGGGAAACATTTCTGTTCAGACGGAGAATGGAAAGGTAGTGAAAATTATCTTGGGATCGAACGAAACAGAAGGTCCGGAGGAGATTCTCCGCGAAATAGAAGAATACCTTTCAGGTCAAAGAAAAAGCTTTTCATTCCAGGTAGAGATCAGAGGCACACCCTTTCAGAAAAGAGTCTGGGAAGAAGTTCGAAAAATCCCGTACGGTGAGACGAAAACTTACAGCGAGATAGCAAAAAAACTCGGAACGTCCCCCAGAGCAGTGGGACAGGCTCTTTCGAAAAACCCTCTTCCTCTCTATATACCGTGCCACAGGGTGGTTTCTAAGAAAGGACTCGGTGGTTTCAGCGCAGGCTTGGAATGGAAGAAATACCTGATCGATCTGGAGAGATTCAGAAAATGA
- a CDS encoding transglycosylase domain-containing protein, whose amino-acid sequence MKKFLLSFFIASLLTFFLLWGLYFFFTKDLPPPEEKLVPTIRLFYSDGTPLLVSRNIWIDLSDIPEKFVEILLTSEDEEFYKHPGFDLMGFLRALIIDIKTLSFSQGGSTITQQLARTLYLSMDKSIVRKLKEIFISFWLERIRTKDEILEMYINSVYMGNGIYGFQTASKLYFGKDLSDLSVPEMCVLVALIKSPENFNPLKDPETSRKRAKIVLDRLLTEKRISTQEYENYSAELSKLEFHTQQMNVDEELFWRVVREAQDLGFSLNELRYGYRVYLTLDKELQKKVYNTVEDDKTAFVGVKVKTGEIVAYRGVGLQYGTGWRQIGSAIKPLYYYYAVLKGRNPSDLLLDLPLKIGEWEPENFDKTFKGSVSLKEALVDSRNIPSVLLYSYLQPESVRNFITEVLKLRARYPDDLTASLGTVETAPEEVVKVYSAIFNGGVVLEPYIIDRIEDRNGKIVYRGYPKVLSVVPSFVRSPQEASEILKGILKEVVERGTGVRAKIPGKEIAGKTGTAEKNAWFIGGDDDYIFAVVKDGENLLGGRDCAPVWKEIASSWEKFEGDLRYKRLDKPGISLIDDRTIEYLDYARLVELVNGSKLPVSVLVKILQLMGYNHQIEFLSKLNSVDPILSLEIWKKFLMEGG is encoded by the coding sequence ATGAAGAAATTCCTTTTATCCTTCTTCATAGCTTCACTTTTGACTTTTTTCTTACTGTGGGGTCTTTATTTCTTCTTCACAAAAGACCTTCCTCCTCCCGAGGAGAAACTTGTGCCGACCATCAGACTGTTTTACAGTGACGGAACTCCACTGCTTGTCTCCAGGAATATCTGGATAGACCTCTCCGACATTCCAGAGAAATTCGTTGAGATACTCCTCACCTCCGAGGACGAGGAATTCTACAAACATCCAGGATTCGACCTCATGGGATTTCTGAGGGCGTTGATCATTGATATAAAGACACTGAGTTTCTCACAGGGCGGAAGCACCATCACACAGCAACTCGCCAGGACGCTTTATCTTTCGATGGACAAATCCATCGTCAGGAAATTGAAGGAAATCTTCATATCCTTCTGGCTTGAACGCATAAGAACCAAAGATGAAATCCTCGAGATGTACATAAACTCCGTCTATATGGGAAACGGAATATACGGATTCCAAACGGCCTCTAAATTATACTTCGGAAAGGACCTCTCTGATCTTTCGGTGCCGGAGATGTGTGTTCTTGTGGCTCTGATCAAATCCCCCGAGAACTTCAATCCTTTAAAAGATCCCGAGACCTCCCGAAAGAGGGCGAAGATCGTCCTGGACAGGTTACTGACGGAGAAAAGAATCAGCACTCAGGAATACGAGAATTACTCTGCGGAACTTTCAAAACTCGAGTTTCACACACAGCAGATGAACGTGGACGAGGAACTCTTCTGGAGGGTCGTGAGAGAAGCCCAGGACCTTGGATTTTCGCTGAACGAACTCAGGTACGGCTACAGGGTTTATCTCACATTGGATAAAGAACTTCAGAAAAAGGTGTACAACACGGTCGAAGATGATAAGACAGCTTTTGTTGGTGTGAAGGTGAAAACAGGAGAGATAGTGGCTTATCGAGGAGTCGGCCTTCAATACGGAACCGGATGGAGACAGATAGGATCAGCCATAAAGCCCCTGTATTATTACTATGCCGTTCTCAAGGGAAGAAACCCTTCCGATCTTCTTTTAGATCTTCCCCTGAAGATCGGAGAGTGGGAACCAGAAAACTTCGATAAAACTTTCAAAGGATCAGTCAGTTTGAAGGAAGCGCTCGTCGACTCGAGGAACATTCCTTCTGTGTTACTTTACTCGTATTTGCAACCAGAGAGTGTGAGAAATTTTATAACGGAAGTATTGAAGCTGAGAGCCAGATATCCAGACGACCTCACCGCTTCCCTCGGTACCGTGGAAACCGCCCCGGAAGAAGTTGTGAAGGTTTATTCAGCCATCTTCAACGGAGGAGTGGTTCTGGAACCGTACATCATCGACAGAATAGAAGACAGAAACGGAAAGATCGTCTACAGAGGATACCCAAAAGTCCTGTCCGTCGTTCCGTCTTTCGTGAGATCCCCTCAGGAAGCGAGTGAAATATTGAAGGGTATTTTAAAGGAAGTGGTTGAGAGAGGCACCGGTGTTCGGGCAAAGATTCCGGGAAAAGAAATCGCGGGAAAAACAGGAACGGCAGAAAAGAACGCCTGGTTCATTGGAGGAGATGATGATTACATCTTCGCGGTGGTGAAGGACGGGGAAAACCTTCTTGGTGGAAGAGATTGCGCTCCAGTGTGGAAAGAAATAGCGAGCAGCTGGGAGAAGTTCGAGGGAGATCTTCGATACAAAAGGCTGGACAAACCGGGAATTTCTCTTATTGACGATAGAACAATAGAATATCTGGACTACGCGAGACTGGTTGAACTGGTCAATGGGTCAAAACTTCCTGTAAGCGTTCTGGTCAAAATTCTACAGCTCATGGGCTACAATCATCAGATTGAGTTCCTCTCAAAATTGAACAGCGTGGATCCGATACTGTCCCTTGAAATCTGGAAAAAGTTTTTGATGGAAGGAGGTTGA
- a CDS encoding pyruvate kinase alpha/beta domain-containing protein produces the protein MVLFEKPGKENTRKTLEIAIQKASELSSKKLLIASATGYSARMALEMIPEDMKLVVVTHHAGFEEPDTQEFDEELRKLLKEKGHDVLTATHALSAGERSLRRKFGGIYPLEIIANTLRMFSEGVKVGVEITLMAADAGLVKTSELVVACGGTESGLDSAIVVKPANSPNLFDLKITEILCKPLIS, from the coding sequence ATGGTCCTGTTCGAAAAACCAGGAAAGGAGAACACAAGAAAAACCCTCGAAATAGCGATTCAAAAAGCCTCTGAGCTTTCTTCAAAAAAGCTGTTGATCGCTTCCGCTACGGGTTACAGTGCTAGAATGGCCCTCGAGATGATTCCGGAAGACATGAAGCTCGTTGTGGTGACACACCACGCGGGCTTTGAAGAACCCGACACTCAGGAATTCGACGAAGAATTGAGAAAATTGTTGAAAGAAAAGGGTCACGATGTTCTCACAGCAACGCATGCCCTCTCCGCAGGTGAGAGATCTCTGAGAAGAAAATTTGGTGGAATCTACCCTCTTGAGATAATAGCGAACACGCTGAGAATGTTCAGCGAAGGTGTGAAGGTGGGTGTGGAGATAACGCTCATGGCGGCTGACGCGGGACTTGTTAAAACGTCTGAACTGGTTGTTGCCTGCGGTGGAACAGAGAGCGGTCTCGACTCGGCAATTGTTGTCAAGCCCGCGAATTCTCCAAATCTTTTCGATCTAAAGATCACGGAAATTCTCTGTAAACCTCTGATTTCTTGA